The following are from one region of the Myxocyprinus asiaticus isolate MX2 ecotype Aquarium Trade chromosome 2, UBuf_Myxa_2, whole genome shotgun sequence genome:
- the LOC127415528 gene encoding odorant receptor 131-2-like yields MRSNGTHELYLNARVWTSAVSFIILAFFNLVINWTIVREKCLRSHARFVLVFHLLFSALVYFAVCFTFYLQMYMIAATTVPICTVLVRLLMTSGSNIILTITAMAVDRYYAICHPLQYSKVCFKPWPWLTGILTWGLASIIPLSLTPQMKNGTEGLPRCGREALQGGKMHKIILISVCTVLIVCSYVRILYEGRRLGVLNRRNRAACRTIALHGTQLTVYILPNFILFFLHILESKEIIESGTKELFAVTSFAFFSLAQCIAPIVYGLRKEELLEHLNHRFPCLSGRLKRILEWTVNITHPKRFRQQRERRMTSETLLSREISQTTV; encoded by the coding sequence ATGAGGTCGAATGGTACACATGAGCTCTACTTGAATGCCCGTGTTTGGACATCGGCAGTTTCTTTTATAATTTTGGCTTTTTTCAACCTGGTCATTAACTGGACCATAGTACGGGAAAAATGCCTCCGGAGCCACGCGCGCTTCGTCCTCGTGTTCCATTTGTTATTCTCCGCACTGGTGTACTTTGCAGTATGTTTTACATTCTACTTACAGATGTACATGATTGCTGCAACCACTGTACCAATCTGCACGGTTCTTGTAAGACTCCTGATGACAAGTGGTTCCAATATCATCCTCACCATCACGGCTATGGCTGTGGACCGTTATTACGCCATATGCCACCCACTTCAATACAGCAAAGTTTGTTTCAAACCATGGCCATGGCTGACTGGCATCTTAACATGGGGACTTGCGTCGATCATTCCTCTTAGCCTTACCCCCCAGATGAAAAACGGTACAGAAGGCCTACCACGGTGTGGGAGGGAAGCACTGCAAGGCGGAAAGATGCacaagattattttaatatcagtTTGCACTGTTCTTATTGTGTGCAGCTATGTGCGGATCTTATATGAAGGCCGACGTTTGGGTGTGCTGAATCGGCGCAACAGAGCTGCGTGCAGGACCATTGCTCTACACGGCACGCAGCTCACGGTCTATATCCTCCCAAATTTCATACTCTTTTTTCTACATATTCTTGAAAGCAAAGAAATAATCGAGAGCGGCACAAAAGAGCTTTTTGCTGTCACAAGTTTTGCCTTCTTTAGCTTGGCGCAGTGCATCGCCCCGATAGTCTATGGACTGCGTAAAGAGGAACTTTTAGAACATCTTAATCATCGGTTCCCCTGCTTGTCCGGCCGCTTGAAACGTATTTTGGAGTGGACTGTCAACATTACCCATCCCAAACGGTTTCGCCAGCAAAG